Below is a window of Lepidochelys kempii isolate rLepKem1 chromosome 14, rLepKem1.hap2, whole genome shotgun sequence DNA.
CTCAGAGGAGCTGCACCAACCGGGGATGGGGTAATTTCACAGGAGAAtggcagggaaacagcagcaggagctgtggcCATTGGGATGAAGACAGGCTCACCTACCCTcaaccctgccctgcccaggctggcagaaccaGCAGCCCCATCAGAGAAggtgctctccccaccccaggcatGACACAAAATAATTCTTTATTGAGGATTTGTCCAAAGCCCTGAAGCCGAGAGTAGCAAACCCAAGGCCTGTTCCTGGGGAGGGTGAACCTCAGCATTTCTCTTCAGAGCCCCCTTGCTCCAGAGAAGGTGCTGGTGTCAGTCCTCTTGGCCAATGGAGAGTCTGCGCTCTACTGACTGTGGTGTGGGGAGGCTGCGCAGGGCTGCCTTTGCCTCCCTGTCCTCATACTCTCAGTACCTGGGCAGAATTTCAGATCTTCTGCTGTAGTCCCCAGCCATGGTTCAGTCATTATCCCCACCCCTCTTCTAAGTGCTTTATGTCCCACTCTCAGCAGAGTCCAGCTGGAAGGCAGGATCCTGCTGGGATCATCTCTGCCAACATCCCCCGTGGTTTAGCCCCCAAGCGCTAGTCAGACACAGATCCCGCTCAGCATGGCTCGTTACTCGGCGGAGGCTGCGATGGGGGACACCGGCCCTTCCGCCTTCTCCGTTTTGCAAAGGCTCGGTGCAGGGATCTCCAGCTGCTCTGTGGCAAGTGGGCATGGTGCACATGGGTGGTCCTTGGTCGGTGTGTCCTCACCGAGGCTGGAGAGCGGGGATGGCGCGTCCCAGTGGCCGGGTGCTGGCATTTCCGGCGTAGGCTGGACCGGGCCGGCAGCCACCTCGGGATGGCTCTTGCTTTTGTGTGCGGTGACGTTGTCCTTCTTCTCAAACTTCTTGCCACAGATGTCGCAGGAGAACAGGTAGAAGGAGTCGGCGTCATGCTTCTTCATGTGCCAGTTGAGGGAGGCCTTCTGACGGCAGCTGAAGCCACAGATCTCACAcctgtgggtggggaaggggatcaAGAGGAGAGTGTGGAGAAAGCCGGGCAGGGAATCAGAGAAAGAGAAAGCTCAGAGTGGGATGCACAGAGTAGACAGGAACACAGAAACTGCCAGACTGGACCAGACTCAAGGCCCATCTGGCCCAttaccctgtctctgacagagctcagcacaagatgcttcagagcaaggtGTAAGAACCTCATGGTGGCCAATGTGGGCTAACCTGGCCTGCACGTTAGGTCTGGTCCCGGGCTCTAATGGCTAGAGAACTGGCTTAAAgcctgaagcaggaggtttaatCTCCCTTCCAAAATTGCTATTGTTCATTTTGGTCATTCTCAATATTCTTGTTTCCGaataaatgtccaatcctttttCGGAATCTCACTAAATCTTTGGCCTCAgcaacttcctgtggcaatgagttcaacAGGCTATTCAGTACTCCTCAAACTTTTGAGGATcgtgcccccccccctttcccctctctGCGCCTCCCCTTGTCGTCCCCGGAGCCCAGGTTGGAATGGTGCCGCGGGttggggaggcagggaggtgGCATGGTCAGTggaagggggccgaggctgggggtggggctgggagctgggctgtggCCAGGGGTCGAGGTTGGGGACAGATGCGGGAGTGGACCCGCAGCTGAGCTGCAGTGGGTGCCAGCACCCGGGCCCGCAGCCAGGTGTGGCTCCGCTCCCGGCCttgcccccagccttggccctgggctgggaacaGGGCCGCAGCCAGTGGCTGAGGCTGGGGACTGAtgcggggcagggagcagcgctgtgttgaggctggggatgggacaAGACGTGGGGCCAGGGATGTGGATGGGGGCGGGACTGGaacagagctgggagcaggagttgggggctggcctgggccccgctGTGCCCTCCTGGACATTTCTCCACGCCCACCCTAGGGAGGcaggctttggggacctctggtctACAAGCATCTAATGGGTGTAGACATcaaaggggtgagggggagaggcCTCGTCTGTGGTGTACTTAGGAAGAGGGCCCGGACAGCCCTAGGGACTGTATCCTCCAGAACTGGATCGATGGCACCTAATCAGGGATTTCCACCTTTGGCCTCTCAGTGCTGCAATTCTTAGGGACAGAGAGAGCTCAACACAGAGGAAGGACCCCAAGTCACAGAGCAAGCCAGCTAGGTTTGCTACTTACTGTAtgggtttctcccctgtgtggatgcgTCTGTGGACGATCAAGTTGCTGCTGGTGCGGAAGGGGCGGGCGCAGTACTCACAGATGTAATCCCGTTTGTCTgcagggggaaggagagcagATTACTGGCTGCACTGGGCAGCGGGATGTAGGGCAGGGCATTTTACCCAAGTGGAAGCAAAGGTAGGGATGAGAGAAGGGCAGTAGGTCCATGGGACAAAAAGCAAGGGGGTGCCAGAGCAGATATTGGTAGTGAGTCCAGGGCTGGAATGACAGTGGGAcctgcaggttgggattgaggggcactggcagaattgtgtgtgtagggggagcTCAGGACCAGAACAGCAGAGGATTCTGTGGGTCCAGACTGAGATGCATTAGCAGCAGCACTGGGTGTGGCTCCTGGGGCTAGAATAACAGCGCTGTTTGCAGGGCATGACTGAGAggcacctgcagagctggggctgggtgggagggaatCCCAGGGCTAGAATAGTAGTGGGGGCTGTGGATCAGGACTGGGGGGCATCGGCAAAGGTCGAAAGGGGCCCAACCCAGGGATGGAATACAAGGGGgcctgtgggttgggattgaaaTGCATTGGCAGACCTGCATGATTGTGGGGCTGGAATTGAGGGGCATCTGGCAGATGATTGTGTacgagcccagggctgggactgaaGGGCAGCTGTGAGGCTGGATTGAAGGGTACTggcagagggctgtgtgtgtgtgtaggagctctgggctgggacagaaggggagctgtggggctggactgaggggtactggcagcggtttgtgtgtgtgtgtaggagcccaggactggactaAAGCCCTGTGGATCTGGATTGAGGGGCCCTGAGAGAGCTGTGTGCatgctgaggggagggagagccCAGCACCGTAGCAGAAAGGCAGGTGCTTTGAGGCTTTAGCCCCTGTGCTCAGGCATACTGACCGCTGTGCAGCTTCTCGTGCTCCTTCAGGTGTTTCTTGAAGTTGAAGGACTTGCCACAGCTGGGCTCAGAGCAGGTGAAGGTCTTCTGGTGCACGTGCTGGTATTTCTTGTGGTACTGccgtttgggggtggaggggaagcagaGGGTAGGGTCAGCTGCCGCCTAGAGACCCCACAGTCCATCCTCCCTGGTTCATACCTAACTGAGCGCCCTACCACGGAACTGGGAGTCAGAGGGAATGCTTGGTTTGACTTTGGGGCTGGACCAACAGCCCCAATACAGGGGGTCTCCTTGGTGCCACTCAGCTCTCCCTGTGGGACCCAGCAGAGGGAAGCCATAACTCTATGACCCATTCAGCCCCCAGCCTTTCTGTGGAGGCTGCAGCAAAGGAGGCCAACTGGATCACGTTCCAGAGTCAACTGCAATCAGTGGGAATCTCACCATGGATGTCGAtcagctctgggttggggccttAGCTCTGATATAGAATCTTGTCCTGCTGGGAACTGAGGACACACGGACTCGTTTCACTGAACAGCCAGTCAGATGGGAACGATCGGGGCATATGTGACAGCTCCCATTTGGGCTGAGGATTGAAATGGGGATGTCCAGAATTAAAAGCATAAGTAGCTACAGATTGAACTATGGTAAGACCATCGCAGACTCCTattctctgtggatcaggcacagagggggacccGTAACATACGTTCACCAGTGGGTCACACTGAACTGATTGTCAAGCCGGCAGCTGGGCTGATACCATAATGGTTTTAGGCCACATATCCCAACAGGGACCAGGCGGTGCTGGGGGTGGgtcaggtgcccctccccacagGTCACTGTGTCACTCACGTTCAGGTACTGGCGGTTGGAGAAGATCTTGCCGCAGCCCTCGAAGTCGCACAGGAGCATCTCACGCTTGGTTGCCTTCCTGCagagaggagggggtgaggaTCTTGCAGGTTATTGATGGAGCCAGGATGCAGTTCAGCAGCCCCTCGGTTCTCAAACCCTCCCTCGTCCTCTCCTCTCCCCGCTGCAGGGGCAAGAGCCGTGTCCTCTGCAGCCACCTTCCTGGATCTTTCTCTGCTCACCAGCTGCCTTCGtcacctctcctctgcagctTGTGACATCTGGATAAAGCCCCCTTCATCTCCCTGCCTCACCGGCTCTCCAGCTCCTTTCCAAACTCTTTTTTTCCCATCTATGCCCATCTGCTCTGGTCTCTTGGTCAGCTGTGCAAAGTATTGGGGGTGGAGTGGTGGACAGGTTGGACAAAGCACACCACTAGCAACGGGGAAGGTGTGTGGGTTGGGGGCGCTAAGGGGTGGGTCGCATGCCCTGTGGAAGACGCCAACCGATGGGTGTGGTGGATATGCAAGAAACACCAGGGAGTATCACTGGCTGTGAGCCTATGCAGGGACACGAGAGGGGTGGTTGCAAGGGGGAATGGACAGGAGACCAAGTGGCAAGAGGACTGCACATCACTGGGGCCATTGAAAAGTATGTTAGGTaatgggctgtgggaagcagcccCTGGTGTGTGGCTCTGGGGCTAATGGGGCTTTTCCTCACCTCTAAGTCCAACTGGAATGGCGCTGCAACCCCCACCAAGAGGCCAATCCAGACAGAGCGGGAGATCCTACCCCTGCCCAACTACTTCCCTTTGCAGGAGGCACCACCGGCTGCTCAGTGGAATGGGGAGtccagctgtggggagcagggataCAAGGGACTGGTCTgcagcccagctctgctactATAAGGGCTCTagggcagggcagccagcagagtcATGTCCAGGGTTCCAGGCCAGCTTCCTACCTGATTCTTTTGGGGCCGATCTGGGCCACATCCTTGTTGCTCAGCTGTCCCCGCTTCTTGCGGCTGCAAAGGAAGAAACAAACTGATATGGTGCTCCCAGAGGGGTGTGTCtcttctcctcctttctccccatgtagtctccctctcccctgtcctgtgttttccttttctgtaCACCCTTCCCCATCTCCACCATGAACGTCTCTCTCTTCCCGTCATTGCGAGAAGGCATAGGAGACGAAGGCTGCCTGGccttctctggggcagggatctcCAGCTTCCAGCTTCCTCCTACAGAAAGGGCTTCTGGTGCCAGATCTCACGTAGCTGGCAGAATCCAAGGGTGCCCAATAGCCCCTTCTCAGGACTCATGTGGCCTTGGCACAGGAAGACGAAGAGTTCCCTGTCCTTTTTCTAGCTAGCACCAGATGAGGATTGGAAAGGGATCCAGAGCATTTGGCCAGCTCAATGCCCTCCATGGAGACACCAGGAGTCTTTCCCCCTTTGTTCACCTCAGACACCCAAGTCCTCCCTATAAGATCAGACTTCCCACCAAAGCTCCAGATTGCCCCAGCTGAGAGCATCCCTGGGAAGTCCGGTCAATCCTGCCAAAAAGCCACTGAGCCTGTGGCATTGAGTGACAGGGTTTCATTCCAAGCACCCCTGAATCCCAGAGGGCACGGCGGCTCTGGTCTGCCCTGGATCTCAAGGACCCAAAGCAAACCCTGGTCAAAGGAGAATTTAGGGTGGCCACCCTAGGATTGCTCTGGCATCTTCCTGGACCTCCAAGCCTCACTGACACCCACATGGACACAGCAACACCTCTCAGGCAACGGGAAGAGCTCTAGTTTGGCCCAGCACTATGAATTTCATGTCTTGAAGATCAGGTCAGTGTAGAGGCCAGTGCTCAAATCGTGAAAGATCTTGAaatgcctaagtctcattgaaatcaatgggaaatagGCACCTAAACATCTTTGAGGATCGGGGCCTGGGTGTTTCCACGGACTGCTAGGCTTTAGTTGTAGGCTGGGTGCACACCCCCATCTTTCTGATAAAGGGTACCCCTGCCGAAAGGATACAGGGCTCTGTCCAGCTCACCccgcaggctgctggggtcactAGGGTTCAAAAGTTAAAGGTttacacagtagaacctcaaagttacgaACACCTTAGGAACAGAGGTTGTACGTAACTCTGAAatggttcgtaactctgaacaaaacgttatggttctcTCAAAAGTTTACAAgagaacattgacttaatgcacctttgaaactttactatgcagaagaaaaatgctgctttccttttatttttttttaacagtttacatttaacacagtactgcactgtatttccctttttttttttgtctctactGGGGCCTGATtaattgactggtcagtttgtaactctggtgttcataactttgaCGTTCTACTGTAACTATAAAAACATACAGTCAACATCATGCCACAATATATAAATTGCTTTAAATCAACCTCTAAAATGTTCTCAGGCAGCATTTTTCGTACTTTGCCTTTCTGTAAAttttcaatggatttttttttgttggtttgtgcgTATGTATGATGAAATGGATGTTTATTGACATTGAACAATAacaatctaatctttccaagcctaaatATACCGCAGGCATGCTAGATACAGCTGAGCTCAGTGCTTTCCTGCTCCATGAGAGGCTCCAAGATTCACCAGATAACAAGCTAGCCGAGGACAACTTGCGCAATGTTACAATTGTTGGGTCTCTGTGCTCATAGTGATAGTACGTTTCCATATAAGTAACCTCAGTTTTTCTGGCATACAAAAACTATTACACACTGCAAGATCCTATGTGTGTGTCTAACATGGCAAGGAAAAAGAAATTGACAATACTATATTTAGAAATAGCATGTGTTCCTAAAGTTAATAGAGTACATTGGAACAGTTAcacaagagggcagagttaaggttacatgtGCAGCCTTTAACATTTGCCTGACTTCTGCGCACTCATGGTCATGGATTTCCAGAGGAGACGAGCACAGCCTGCTCCCCTGACTTTCAACTAGAATCTCaagtgctcagtgcttctgaaaattaggccttcAGGGTTAGTTTTTCAAGAGGACTCAGCAGCTCCAGAGGTCCTGATGAACATTTTGAACATTTGGCCATAACCATGCAACCAATACCATTCTCCTAATGGCTTTTTTGGTATCATATTTcccaatttttaattaaagtaaaaagaTGGACAAAACAATAAGACCGAAAGGAGAAAGCATCACTCTACAATTTCAAAGCTCTGATGGCTTGTAATAGAGATGTAATCAGAAAATTTAAGACCTtcaatgcagtgtggatgtatTTGGTAGGACACCCCCGAGATGCAGTCATCCTAGGGTTCCTAGgcactacggtaatacaaataataatgaaatgatACTAAAACTTGACTAGGTCAGTAGAACCAAGCTGCTCTTGGATAAGTCCATCGTTTGCATGATAAAAATAAAGAGCATTAAAAACTTTTAGAAAAATCCACTCTGGACattaaataagacagaaaatgattttatttCTGTGCTGTTTGACAGTTATTTTAAATACCTACTCCTCACCACACAAAATAGCTACAAGTTTCCATTATTTATAgtgtaattaaattaaaaacaattatccTGTTACAAACATGATTAAATTTTATTATTTACGAACAATAAAAAGTCTTTAAACACAATGTATTGCAAATAATACAGTTAAGAAAAAAAGATTCAGTCGTAATCACGTTAatctaatatttttaaacacagagaAAGTTTGGTAACATACACTTAAGTTTgatctaatttaaaaatgttctgtCTGCATTATCCACCTTCCAAGGTAAATCTTGCAGTCActttgcttttgttgttgttggtctGTGATGGAATGTCCTGAAAAGAGAAAGAAGTTAgaaaatggcaaaattctcattttgGTGAAGAAAACGGATGTTAAAAATCACGGATGATCTGCCATGTTCACTATGTAAGATGCAGGCTATGCAGCTTACTTTGCAAGTGCAAGTTGAGGCTGCTCAACGCTTTGCAACACTGTATATGCGTGTTTGCTGAGTAAGTATCCGAacatgtgtttgctgggagggcagtgtgagagcctgagcgagtgtccgattggctggtagcctgcagggggcgggcagtggggctgtctgtctgtttgtttcaggggagcctggctgtttaaaaatagccagagcttctcgaaccagctgagcggcggcgaaccagctgagcagcgggggacagcagagcagcacacagcaggagttctcctggagtgagcccagtgaggcttacatcttgccaacttctctgaggaagctcatagtaagaaggtgatatggaagggaggggttcagctattgtgacctgcactggatgtgccatgtttgtctttcttccacaggacagaagcgactttgcgtgtacaaagtgcaagctggtctccatactggaagagaagattgaaggtctggagcaacagataacgaccctgcgttgcatatgagaaacggaggattttctggacaaaagtcaggataggcttctacgggcacaaagctctacagatatagagcaggttgcacagcagagccaagaggccagtgaagaagcttggcaacatgtgacctccagaagacgaacggggaatgtccgggtttcagcaacgcggacacaggtaactaaccgctttcatgttctctccacaggtaccgttgcggagagtggaccagatgatatgtctggggcgagaaagcagaaggagactctgctggttggaaggcatgagatgcgctgtcctgagatggggggttccacgaccaccactcccaagagaaggaggcgggtggtggtggtcggggactctctactccgggggactgagtcatctatctgccgccctgaccgggaaaaccgagaagtctgctgcttgccgggggctaagattcgcgatgtgacagagagactgccgagactcatcaagccctcggatcgctaccccttcctgcttctccacgtgggcaccaatgatactgccaagaatgaccttgagcggatcactgtggactacgtggctctgggaagaaggataaaggagtttgaggcgcaggtggtgttctcgtccatcctccccgtggaaggaaaaggcctgggtagagaccatcgaatagtggaagtcaacgaatggctacgtagtggtgtcagagagaaggctttggattctttgaccatgggatggtgttccatgaaggaggagtgctgggcagagacaggctccaccttacgaagagagggaagagcatctttgcaagcaggctggctaacctagtgaggagggctttaaactaggttcaccgggggaaggagaccaaagccctgaggtaagtgggaaagcgggatactgggaggaagcacaggcaggaatgtctgtgaggggagggctcctgcctcatactgagaatgaggggcgatcagcagggtATCTCAAGTGCTAAAATACGAattcacaaagccttggaaacaagcagggagaactggaggtcctggtgatgtcaaggaattatgacgtgactggaataacagagacttggtgggataactcacatgactggagtactgtcatggatggttataaactgttcaggaaggacaggcagggcagaaaaggtgggggagtagcactgtatgtaagggagcagtatgactgctcagagctccggtacgaaactgcagaaaaacctgagtgtctctggattaagtttagaagtgtgagcaacaagagtgatgtagtggtgggagtctgctatagaccaccggaccagggggatgaggtggatgaggctttcttccggcagctcgcggaagctactagatcgcatgccctggttctcatgggtgactttaattttcctgatatctgctgggagagcagtacagcggtgcatagacaatccaggaagtttttcgaaagcgtaggggacaatttcctggtgcaagtgctagaggagccaactagggggggagcttttcttgacctgctgctcacaaaccgggaagaattagtaggggaagcaaaagtggatgggactctgggaggcagtgaccatgagttggttgagttcaggatcctgacacaaggaagaaaggtaagcagcaggatacggaccctggacttcaggaaagcagacttcgactccctcagggaacggatgggtaggattctctgggggactaacatgaaggggaaaggagtccaggagagctggctgtatttcaaggaatccctgttgaggttagagggacaaaccatcccgatgtgtcgaaagaatagtaagtatggcaggcgaccagcttggcttaacggtgaaatcctagcagatcttaagcataaaaaagaagcttacaagaagtggaaggttggacatatgaccagggaagagtataaaaatattgctcgggcatgtaggaatgaaattaggagggccaaatcgcacctggagctgcagctagcgagagatgttaagagtaacaagaagggtttcttcaggtatgttggcaacaagaagaaagccaaggaaagtgtgggccccttaatgaatgagggaggcaacctagtgacagaggatgtggaaaaagctaatgtactcaatgctttttttgcctctgtcttcacgaacaaggtcagctcccagactgctgtgctgggcatcacaacatggggaatagatggccagccctctgtggagaaagaggtggttagggactatttagaaaaactggacgtgcacaagtccatggggccagatgagttgcatccgagagtgctaaaggaactggcggctgtgattgcagagccattggccattatctttgaaaactcgtggcgagcaggggaagtcccggatgactggaaaaaggctaatgtagtgccaatctttgaaaagggaagaaggacgatcctgggaactacaggccagtaagcctcacttcagtccccggaaaaatcatggagcaggtcctcaaagaatcaatcctgaagcacttacatgagaggaaagtgatcaggaacagtcagcatggattcaccaagggaaggtcatgcctgactaatctaatcgccttctatgatgagattactggttctgtggatgaagggaaagcagtggatgtattgtatcttgactttagcaaagcttttgacacggtctcccacagtattcttgtcagcaagttaaggaagtatgggctggatgaatgcactataaggtgggtagaaagttggctagattgtcgggctcaatgggtagtgatcaatggctccatgtctagttggcagccggtgtcaagtggagtgccccaggggtcagtcctggggccggttttgttcaatatcttcataaatgatctggaggatggtgtggatagcACTCTCAGCAaacttgcggatgatactaaactgggaggagtggtagatacgctggagggaagggataggatacagagggacctagacaaattggaggattgggccaaaagaaatctgatgaggttcagtaaggataagtgcagggtcctgcacttaggacggaagaacccaatgcacagctacagactagggaccgaatggctaggcagcagttctgcggaaaaggacctaggggtgacagtggacgagaagctggatatgagtcagcagtgtgcccttgttgccaagaaggccaatggcattttgggatgtataagtaggggcatagcgagcagatcgagggacgtgatcgtccccctctattcgacattggtgaggcctcatctggagtactgtgtccagttttgggccccacgctacaagaaggatgtggataaattggagagagtccagcgaagagcaacaaaaatgattaggggtctggaacacatgagttatgaggagaggctgagggaactgggattgtttagtctgcagaagagaagaatgaggggggatttgatagctgctttcaactccctgagaggtagttccagagaggatggttctagactattctcagtggtggaagaggacaggacaaggagtaatggtctcaagttgcagtgggggaggtttaggttggatattaggaaaaactttttcactaggagggtggtgaaacactggaatgcgttgcctagggaggtggtggaatctccttccttagaagtttttaaggtcaggcttgacaaagccctggctgggatgatttaattggggatgggtcctgcttttgagcagggggttggactagatgacctcctgaggtcccttccaacctgatattctatgatattgcACACAGGCATTGTCATCGGATTGGGTTGACGGTACTTACAGAAGGAGATGAGAGTCATCTGCGAAGGAACACACACTCCAGTATGTGACGTGCTCTTGATGCGCTCTCTCTTGCTCCTCTGATATTATTTTTTCTGTCTCCATGTCCCTAGCTGCTGGTATCATAATGGCTACAGCAAAAACCACACATCAATGTGTAACTAATTTGATCAAAACCATTACTTCCTTTAAACCTTAAAGGGACACCACAAACAAGTTTAGCCGATCTTTAAAATGCGTGAAAAGTTCAGGTGCTCtacatttgatttcagtgggagtctgaTATCTATCCTACTTAGTTAGGCACGTCTGAAAATTCCACTAAGCACTtacacacctttgaaaatctggccctaaaagacGATCAACAGAGTAGtctcaaatgcacaaagtaaagaaactgaagggaaaagaaagatttagagggaaataatatttttatttccagtGATTTTGAAAGTTTTCAGACACAAGCATGATTTTTGAGTATATGGTGTACCTCTAATGGTAAAATTAAAatgctgcagggagaggaaggggcagcgcaaattaaatatataatttacCATTATTTTCTGTTGTGTTTCGATTAATGCCTCCAGAACTTGTTCTCTACTGGTAGCAAACTGTTACTTAGTTTCACAGCCCCTGTAAAACAGACATTAATAGACTTTCAGTATAGAACTGAAGTCACAAAAACATCTAGAAAGGAAAAAGGCAGAAGATCCTTTACTGTGCATGTTAAT
It encodes the following:
- the LOC140898289 gene encoding zinc finger protein 692-like isoform X2, whose amino-acid sequence is MQENYESVTSLAPLAEAEAGMEGIEPESAPGLEDKPEEVPDPKEEEEEDEDFTKEDDLTYTDDLRSENYHPSLDSDSELKREQSQNKSRKRPVKGAQLPTEASPANGSPSEEKAVQSSRKKRGQLSNKDVAQIGPKRIRKATKREMLLCDFEGCGKIFSNRQYLNYHKKYQHVHQKTFTCSEPSCGKSFNFKKHLKEHEKLHSDKRDYICEYCARPFRTSSNLIVHRRIHTGEKPIQCEICGFSCRQKASLNWHMKKHDADSFYLFSCDICGKKFEKKDNVTAHKSKSHPEVAAGPVQPTPEMPAPGHWDAPSPLSSLGEDTPTKDHPCAPCPLATEQLEIPAPSLCKTEKAEGPVSPIAASAE
- the LOC140898289 gene encoding zinc finger protein 692-like isoform X1; this translates as MEGIEPESAPGLEDKPEEVPDPKEEEEEDEDFTKEDDLTYTDDLRSENYHPSLDSDSELKREQSQNKSRKRPVKGAQLPTEASPANGSPSEEKAVQSSRKKRGQLSNKDVAQIGPKRIRKATKREMLLCDFEGCGKIFSNRQYLNYHKKYQHVHQKTFTCSEPSCGKSFNFKKHLKEHEKLHSDKRDYICEYCARPFRTSSNLIVHRRIHTGEKPIQCEICGFSCRQKASLNWHMKKHDADSFYLFSCDICGKKFEKKDNVTAHKSKSHPEVAAGPVQPTPEMPAPGHWDAPSPLSSLGEDTPTKDHPCAPCPLATEQLEIPAPSLCKTEKAEGPVSPIAASAE